Proteins encoded by one window of Tunturibacter psychrotolerans:
- a CDS encoding YqgE/AlgH family protein, with the protein MSLRKGSLFAMLFAIVALAEPRRVNVYKAEFDVPKPATLLRAPTPAAPALLWYGSSPANKPSRWLKTSPRKGELLPASFLPIQFKNPKDLGIGKLLVASRGLGDPHFAGTVILLVHYDENGVVGLFLNRRTDVPLSKVLDLKAAKDRSDPVYIGGPMEPSAAVALFQSSAKIEKAENLFGGVYLISDKGLFEKTISDRPDPNVFHVYLGYAGWTQNQLRTEVQSGAWFVFPADAATIFNSDPDSLWLQMIQKTELRLAKTEPFVEVSQPVEMF; encoded by the coding sequence ATGTCGCTGCGCAAAGGGTCGCTGTTCGCAATGCTGTTCGCGATCGTTGCCTTGGCGGAGCCCAGAAGGGTCAACGTTTACAAGGCGGAATTTGATGTGCCGAAGCCGGCTACGTTGTTGCGCGCTCCTACGCCTGCCGCTCCGGCATTGCTTTGGTACGGTAGCTCGCCGGCAAACAAGCCAAGCCGATGGCTCAAGACATCCCCCAGAAAAGGCGAATTGCTGCCGGCGTCATTTCTTCCGATTCAATTCAAGAACCCCAAAGATTTGGGTATTGGCAAGTTGCTCGTCGCGAGCCGCGGCCTCGGCGACCCACATTTCGCTGGAACAGTAATCCTGCTAGTTCACTACGATGAAAATGGTGTAGTCGGACTATTTCTCAACCGACGCACTGATGTGCCGCTTTCTAAAGTCCTTGATCTCAAAGCGGCGAAAGACCGCTCCGACCCGGTCTATATCGGGGGTCCTATGGAACCTTCTGCTGCAGTTGCACTTTTTCAGTCCTCGGCCAAGATTGAAAAAGCTGAGAACCTATTCGGGGGTGTTTATTTGATCTCCGACAAAGGCCTCTTCGAAAAAACAATTTCGGACCGGCCTGACCCTAACGTTTTTCACGTTTACCTGGGATATGCCGGATGGACGCAAAATCAATTGCGGACCGAGGTGCAATCGGGCGCATGGTTCGTTTTTCCGGCAGACGCCGCCACAATATTCAACTCCGATCCGGATTCTTTGTGGTTGCAGATGATTCAGAAGACGGAGTTGCGATTGGCGAAGACTGAGCCCTTCGTAGAAGTCTCCCAGCCAGTAGAAATGTTTTGA
- a CDS encoding DUF3857 domain-containing protein → MKLRPIVLSAALIATLPLPSHTQTPASSVDPYRDEPFVFERYDTITTMKADGTGDIVQHLIVRIQSDGVARQFSVLNLSYASANSTATMEFVRVHKPDGSTVNTPVDDAMEMPAEVTREAPMYSDVREKHLPVRSLASGDRLEYQFHTVLTKAQAPGQFWGAEHFLVQGGVVLEQSLTLAVPENTYVQVWSPNHKTTPVTRDGMHVWTWTSSQIKASARDETGKMTVAEVKDPDEDADGRKLPSVAWTTFHSWAEVGDWYRGLAEQRLQPTASVRAKADELTKNAKTPQEQAEALYRFVATQIRYISLSFGVGRFQPHTPDEVLDHGYGDCKDKDTLLESLLRAKGMTTAPVLIGAGIAPVTDVPSPAVFNHAITTVELPDAAGKPERVWLDSTAEVAPFRVLMPVIRDQQALVIPDKAPAALEKTPAKPPYAYHEDFVAEGTLNSDGLLKSHMVLTARSDNELELRSMMQRLSPAQWDDAMQYLSGAMGFGGKVSGTDMRQTGAAAPVKISYDYSREKYAGWENNQSLPLFPTVELTLVSEEKAPEHDIDLGAPRTAEAHSTMALPAGYRAELPDAVHVSREFATYDKTYRFVDGKVIADRKLVVKVHKLPRDRWKDYLAFQKATLVNDGEPYLRLIPPDQLTISKESAKSTATAPVKETTPAAEPSNPSDTRQQLIEITAMLQRRDLGGARSRLEALRKSSPDAPYVLGMLGVVKASDGDLDSGARDVEAEMKAHPDDDPWMVLGLAQEYSNKQRYSDAEGLLNRYGGSSERAQQMRVYVFGKQGDYTHALGVLRDLQARQPEDRAVATQVASTLYELHRNEEAAMSAKKAMDGSDDPDVINNNVYVLSETKIDLPFAETQSRRSVDLLEKATASHVLEEANTKAFADSANLTASWDTLGYILLLESKPKEAEPYLRAAWFSQQNVIVGNHLAQAFEGLDRSADALWMYRLAKQTEHAADAKQDFAEVAAAIARLEKAGVKAASDEHFATSMQDFRSYHVKNGAGAEGGGTVRLQLDADGIAAAMLVSGDAKLKPLLDEAKSLPLPGAEPAGSSARVLRDAVVYCGKKSSTCDLVFMLNSGIAVEGASE, encoded by the coding sequence ATGAAACTCCGTCCGATTGTGTTGTCCGCTGCCCTAATTGCCACTCTGCCGCTGCCGTCCCATACTCAAACTCCGGCGTCCTCCGTAGACCCGTACCGCGACGAGCCGTTTGTCTTTGAGCGGTACGACACCATTACAACAATGAAGGCCGACGGCACCGGAGACATAGTGCAGCACCTGATCGTGCGCATTCAGTCCGACGGCGTGGCGCGGCAGTTCAGCGTGTTGAATCTGTCTTACGCTTCAGCAAATTCGACCGCGACGATGGAATTCGTGCGCGTGCATAAACCGGACGGCAGCACGGTAAACACGCCAGTCGACGACGCCATGGAGATGCCGGCAGAAGTAACCCGCGAAGCGCCGATGTACTCGGACGTGAGAGAGAAACACCTCCCCGTGCGTAGTCTTGCGTCGGGCGACCGGCTCGAATATCAGTTCCACACAGTCCTTACCAAGGCGCAAGCGCCGGGACAATTCTGGGGGGCGGAGCATTTCCTGGTGCAGGGTGGCGTAGTTCTGGAACAGAGCCTAACGCTTGCCGTGCCGGAAAATACCTACGTGCAGGTTTGGAGCCCGAACCACAAGACGACGCCGGTGACGCGCGACGGAATGCATGTGTGGACGTGGACCTCGTCGCAGATCAAGGCCAGCGCGCGCGACGAGACCGGCAAGATGACCGTGGCCGAGGTGAAGGATCCGGACGAGGACGCCGACGGACGCAAGCTGCCCAGCGTGGCATGGACCACCTTCCATAGCTGGGCTGAGGTTGGCGACTGGTACCGCGGTCTGGCAGAGCAGCGCCTCCAGCCTACCGCCAGCGTGCGAGCCAAAGCCGATGAGCTGACCAAAAATGCGAAGACACCTCAGGAACAGGCAGAGGCGCTCTATCGCTTCGTTGCGACGCAGATCCGCTACATCTCGCTCTCGTTCGGTGTTGGCCGCTTCCAGCCGCATACACCCGACGAAGTGCTGGACCACGGCTACGGCGATTGCAAAGACAAGGACACTCTGTTGGAGAGCCTGCTGCGCGCGAAAGGGATGACCACGGCGCCCGTGCTGATCGGGGCGGGGATTGCGCCGGTAACGGATGTGCCATCACCCGCGGTCTTCAACCACGCCATCACGACAGTCGAATTGCCTGACGCAGCCGGCAAGCCGGAGCGAGTCTGGCTTGATTCCACCGCTGAGGTCGCACCCTTTCGCGTGCTCATGCCTGTCATCCGCGACCAGCAGGCGCTCGTCATCCCGGATAAGGCTCCGGCCGCACTTGAGAAGACTCCGGCTAAGCCGCCCTATGCCTATCACGAAGACTTTGTCGCCGAGGGCACGCTGAACAGTGACGGCCTGCTGAAGAGCCACATGGTATTGACCGCGAGATCTGACAATGAGCTGGAGTTGCGCTCCATGATGCAGCGGCTATCACCCGCTCAATGGGACGACGCGATGCAGTACCTCTCGGGGGCAATGGGGTTTGGCGGTAAGGTGAGCGGCACGGACATGCGCCAGACCGGCGCAGCTGCGCCGGTGAAAATCAGCTACGATTACAGCCGCGAGAAGTATGCTGGGTGGGAGAACAATCAATCGTTGCCTCTCTTCCCTACCGTTGAACTCACTCTTGTGAGCGAAGAGAAGGCACCCGAACACGATATCGACCTTGGCGCACCGCGTACCGCTGAGGCTCACAGTACCATGGCCCTTCCCGCGGGCTATCGTGCAGAGCTGCCCGACGCAGTTCATGTCTCCCGGGAGTTCGCAACCTACGACAAGACATATCGCTTTGTCGACGGGAAGGTCATCGCGGATCGCAAGCTGGTCGTCAAGGTGCACAAGCTGCCGCGTGACCGATGGAAAGACTACCTCGCCTTTCAGAAAGCAACTCTGGTGAACGATGGGGAGCCTTACCTGCGGCTCATTCCGCCCGATCAGCTCACGATCAGCAAGGAGAGCGCGAAGAGCACAGCCACCGCACCGGTCAAAGAGACAACGCCCGCAGCCGAGCCCTCGAACCCCTCTGACACGCGACAGCAGTTGATAGAGATCACTGCGATGCTGCAGCGAAGAGATCTGGGCGGAGCCCGCAGCCGCCTCGAAGCTTTACGCAAGAGTTCGCCGGATGCGCCTTACGTCCTGGGTATGCTTGGGGTCGTCAAGGCGAGTGACGGGGATCTTGACTCCGGCGCTCGCGATGTGGAAGCGGAGATGAAGGCACATCCCGATGACGATCCCTGGATGGTTCTCGGACTGGCCCAGGAATACAGCAACAAGCAGCGTTACAGCGATGCTGAGGGATTGCTGAACAGATACGGCGGTAGCAGCGAACGGGCTCAGCAGATGCGAGTCTATGTGTTTGGCAAACAGGGCGACTACACGCATGCGCTCGGAGTTCTGCGCGATCTGCAGGCGCGCCAGCCTGAAGACCGCGCGGTGGCCACGCAGGTGGCAAGCACGCTGTACGAACTACATCGCAACGAAGAAGCCGCCATGTCCGCGAAGAAGGCGATGGACGGTAGCGATGATCCGGATGTCATCAACAATAACGTCTACGTGCTGTCGGAGACGAAGATCGATCTGCCGTTCGCGGAGACGCAGTCGCGGCGTTCGGTCGATCTGCTGGAAAAGGCGACGGCCTCACACGTTTTGGAAGAAGCGAATACGAAGGCCTTTGCCGATTCGGCTAACCTCACAGCCTCGTGGGACACGCTGGGCTACATTCTGCTGCTGGAGAGCAAACCGAAGGAGGCCGAGCCGTACCTGCGCGCGGCATGGTTCTCACAGCAAAACGTAATCGTCGGCAATCACCTGGCGCAGGCCTTCGAGGGTCTGGACCGCAGTGCAGATGCGCTATGGATGTACCGGCTTGCAAAGCAGACGGAGCATGCGGCCGATGCGAAGCAGGACTTTGCCGAAGTGGCTGCGGCCATTGCGCGCCTTGAGAAGGCCGGGGTCAAGGCGGCCAGCGACGAGCACTTTGCAACGTCGATGCAGGACTTTCGCAGCTACCACGTGAAGAATGGCGCGGGTGCGGAGGGTGGCGGCACGGTACGTCTCCAGTTGGACGCCGATGGTATCGCGGCAGCTATGCTCGTCTCCGGTGATGCAAAACTGAAGCCCCTGCTGGACGAGGCGAAGTCGCTGCCACTGCCCGGCGCGGAGCCAGCCGGATCGTCTGCGCGTGTGCTGCGCGATGCGGTTGTGTACTGCGGTAAGAAGAGCTCGACCTGCGATTTGGTGTTTATGCTCAACTCTGGTATCGCAGTGGAAGGCGCGTCAGAGTAG
- a CDS encoding sensor histidine kinase, whose protein sequence is MLRNEVLTTWTTEQGLPQNFVTSLAQTSDGFLWVGTMNGLVRFDGVHFRGFSQDGPPELQGFIRALVKDGGDGLWIVTASGLFHYERHHFVPIFFEQRSRYRIETLARSNDGELWLYFEDRLERTHADKLVAASLPDDVHRISDMTESSDGSLWIADRENIFRMRGRATVAKYKLPDCHLVHADRFGDVWAGDGHHLFHFEGTGFTQVKNPGLGNFVSVTIDSHHRLWMASGGLHGLSRRSGDELETLTEADGLASNDVRTILEDRNGDFWLGTIAGLERLHQGIFTNYSTLDKVAGNRSQTESIFEQKDGSIWAGTLEGGVMRWKAGHWQRFDKAQGLLPGQVRGFIENGSIPAIAISDYGIFEQRAGRFTKMPLIPHGYVSTPVISGDGSVWFRIDNRGLFRLKDGKLTELGSKDGLSGTPLSSLTVDREGTLWAGDATGLQRWNGQRFERALSTNEPVHCVAWPKGGIAVGTRNGILLRNGTNGAGRMLTQNEGLPGNLVLDILSDDQNNLWIVTASAIARITREMWTAYADGSISRVDPEIFTETDGLRSRYVLPLNQITAIRAHDGRLWFATIKGPAVIDPRLPDVRPAQAVVDSIVVDDLHHLAGDLTVGPGRHRITFAYTSPATVAPEQTRFHYRLTGWDHDWVDAGTSREVSYTGLPPGRYRFEVVAFNREGGSSRLPAQAQIQLQPFFWQTRWFLLLATLVVMGAVVEITRRFTRRRAERLSLRFQERAAERERIAHQIHDTVIQDLIGATLQLELIGFEVTDRPEASRGMLVTLAERMRETIVRSRNMVSNLHSTAVAQYSLVEVLQHSEAEFRSGPLPIFDLICTGEPREVHPLVRDEVYRICREALANSFRHANAAYVSVEVHFLPDMLEVEISDDGKGMTKELLQHGRPGHFGLRGMQAHAQRIGATLLTESEPGQGTNVILRVKTYNSFWRRNGKRKIRSGNNTAS, encoded by the coding sequence TTGCTTCGAAATGAAGTGCTGACTACCTGGACGACCGAGCAAGGACTACCGCAGAATTTCGTTACATCTCTTGCGCAGACGTCAGATGGCTTCCTCTGGGTGGGCACGATGAATGGTCTCGTGCGTTTTGATGGTGTGCATTTCCGCGGGTTCAGCCAGGACGGTCCTCCAGAGTTGCAGGGTTTCATCCGCGCACTTGTGAAAGACGGTGGGGATGGGCTCTGGATCGTGACAGCTTCTGGTCTTTTTCATTATGAACGCCACCACTTTGTACCAATTTTCTTCGAGCAGCGATCCCGTTATCGGATCGAGACGTTGGCGCGTTCAAACGATGGCGAGCTCTGGCTCTACTTTGAGGATAGGTTGGAGCGCACTCATGCGGACAAGCTGGTAGCTGCCTCGCTGCCTGACGATGTACACAGGATCAGCGATATGACGGAGAGCAGCGACGGCTCGCTCTGGATCGCGGACCGCGAGAATATCTTCCGTATGCGGGGGAGAGCCACCGTTGCGAAGTACAAGCTACCGGACTGCCATCTAGTTCATGCAGACCGCTTTGGGGACGTGTGGGCCGGAGATGGCCATCATCTCTTTCACTTCGAGGGCACCGGTTTTACGCAGGTCAAAAACCCTGGCCTGGGAAACTTTGTCAGTGTGACGATCGACAGCCATCACCGTCTCTGGATGGCGAGTGGAGGACTTCACGGGTTGAGTCGCAGGTCAGGAGATGAGCTGGAGACATTGACTGAAGCGGATGGCCTGGCAAGCAACGACGTTCGCACGATTCTCGAAGATCGCAACGGAGATTTCTGGCTGGGGACCATTGCGGGTCTTGAGCGTCTGCATCAGGGTATATTCACGAACTATTCCACGCTAGATAAGGTGGCCGGGAACCGAAGCCAGACAGAGTCGATCTTCGAGCAGAAGGACGGCTCCATCTGGGCCGGGACTTTGGAAGGCGGGGTCATGCGCTGGAAAGCAGGACACTGGCAACGATTCGACAAGGCGCAGGGGTTATTGCCAGGACAGGTGCGTGGTTTCATCGAGAACGGAAGCATACCGGCGATCGCAATTTCAGACTACGGGATCTTTGAACAGCGTGCTGGCAGATTTACGAAGATGCCATTGATTCCGCACGGATATGTGAGCACACCTGTTATCTCCGGCGATGGAAGTGTATGGTTTCGCATCGACAATCGAGGTCTCTTTCGATTGAAGGATGGCAAACTTACCGAGTTAGGGAGCAAGGATGGTCTCAGCGGGACACCACTGTCGTCCTTGACGGTGGATCGCGAAGGGACTCTGTGGGCCGGAGACGCAACCGGATTGCAACGCTGGAATGGCCAACGGTTCGAGCGAGCGCTTTCAACTAACGAGCCGGTCCACTGCGTCGCGTGGCCTAAGGGCGGAATAGCTGTCGGCACCCGCAACGGCATATTGCTCCGAAACGGAACGAATGGTGCGGGGCGAATGCTGACACAGAATGAAGGGTTGCCCGGCAACCTGGTGCTCGACATATTGAGCGATGACCAGAACAACCTTTGGATTGTCACTGCGAGCGCGATTGCCCGCATCACCCGAGAGATGTGGACGGCTTACGCTGACGGCAGCATTTCTCGAGTTGATCCAGAGATTTTTACGGAGACGGATGGCCTGAGAAGCCGGTATGTTCTTCCTTTGAATCAAATTACTGCCATACGGGCGCATGATGGGCGTCTCTGGTTTGCAACTATCAAGGGGCCTGCCGTTATTGACCCGCGCCTGCCGGATGTAAGACCAGCGCAGGCCGTTGTGGACAGTATCGTCGTTGACGATCTGCATCACCTAGCTGGCGATCTCACGGTAGGTCCTGGCAGGCATCGCATTACCTTCGCGTATACATCTCCTGCCACCGTCGCCCCCGAGCAGACACGGTTTCACTATCGCCTTACGGGATGGGATCACGATTGGGTCGATGCAGGCACTTCACGCGAAGTGTCGTACACTGGACTCCCTCCAGGGCGCTACAGATTCGAAGTTGTCGCCTTCAATCGTGAGGGCGGGTCAAGTAGGCTCCCGGCCCAGGCGCAGATACAGCTGCAGCCGTTCTTCTGGCAGACGAGATGGTTCCTGCTATTGGCAACCCTCGTTGTTATGGGAGCTGTCGTAGAAATCACCCGGCGATTTACTCGTCGGAGAGCGGAACGACTGAGTCTCCGTTTTCAGGAACGGGCTGCAGAACGCGAACGAATTGCGCATCAGATTCATGACACAGTAATCCAAGATCTGATTGGGGCCACCTTACAACTTGAACTCATTGGATTTGAAGTCACCGATCGTCCTGAGGCATCGCGGGGGATGTTGGTGACTCTGGCAGAACGCATGCGCGAGACGATCGTTCGCAGCCGGAACATGGTGTCGAACCTGCACTCGACCGCGGTTGCGCAATACAGCCTCGTGGAAGTGCTGCAACACTCGGAAGCCGAGTTTCGATCGGGCCCGTTGCCGATATTCGACCTGATTTGCACCGGCGAACCACGCGAGGTACATCCACTGGTTCGCGACGAAGTGTACCGTATCTGCCGCGAGGCACTCGCGAACTCATTTCGTCACGCGAATGCCGCATATGTATCAGTAGAGGTCCATTTTTTGCCCGATATGCTGGAAGTCGAAATTTCCGATGATGGAAAGGGCATGACAAAAGAGCTGCTGCAGCATGGCCGCCCAGGTCACTTTGGGCTGCGTGGGATGCAGGCGCATGCACAGCGGATCGGTGCGACGCTTCTGACGGAGAGTGAGCCAGGACAAGGAACCAACGTTATACTGCGCGTGAAGACCTACAATTCTTTCTGGCGGCGCAATGGCAAACGGAAAATCAGAAGTGGCAATAACACAGCAAGCTGA
- a CDS encoding S53 family peptidase: protein MKFQKLCKGAATGALISLATMSSAYAQVAENNVSSGIRYSTDLGPVNPSTEINLTVHLKLPKKAEFDKAVEALYDPTSPTFHKWMTDADLKTYGPTDAQIAIVRKELEKQGLTILSTDTNGFTIRVRGAASNVAQAFNTQINQYRHNGKVFRANVQNAQLSGEAGQYVSTVAGLESHQAHPLVSRAVDPKTKQFYPSTEVTSSTASALSKNLRGLMTDQCLSAPTAYNFQSGTPATNGVYFGNVYMQGNQLLLISCDYTAASLQDAYGLTAAYQKGLDGTGQTIVLVEAYGDTTIEKDANVFSEIMGLPTLTSSNFKIVYPEGQPADPNAGVLTGWNTEIALDVDWAHAMAPGAKIVVVVTTGQDSEDFQDAIRYVVSHKLGNSVSNSYEIDTDLIAGSLEQKSWDQTLEVATAKGISVNFSTGDSGDEGLGTPVGAAGVPSVSPHATAVGGTSILNQVGSSTGKITTGWGSVGNYLMRGGVVQDPPAGNSFFVAGSGGGESIFFAKPSWQKALPGTGRQTPDVSALADPYTGVPIALSDQFGAVFLQYGYGGTSLASPIFSAFWAIANQKAGKPLGQAAPAIAALPKGDIQDVLPTTPSTVTNPAGVVFDQNGSTYYSAADLFSGALETSTGFTSAIWPFVGGDTWAVIGFGIDTSLTVTPGWDNVTGYGTPNGLTFINAVAAEK, encoded by the coding sequence ATGAAATTTCAAAAACTTTGTAAGGGCGCAGCGACCGGTGCTCTAATTTCGCTCGCAACAATGTCATCCGCCTACGCCCAAGTGGCAGAAAATAACGTGTCAAGCGGCATTCGTTATTCGACTGACCTAGGCCCTGTGAATCCGTCTACGGAAATCAACCTCACGGTGCACCTTAAGCTCCCCAAGAAGGCTGAATTCGACAAGGCTGTCGAAGCGTTGTACGACCCTACCTCCCCGACGTTCCATAAGTGGATGACCGACGCCGATCTGAAGACCTACGGGCCAACTGATGCGCAGATCGCAATTGTTCGTAAGGAGTTGGAAAAGCAGGGGCTGACGATTTTGTCTACGGACACAAACGGCTTCACCATTCGTGTGCGCGGCGCTGCCTCAAATGTTGCTCAAGCATTCAATACTCAGATTAACCAATATCGGCATAACGGAAAGGTATTCCGTGCAAATGTTCAGAATGCGCAACTGAGCGGCGAGGCTGGACAGTACGTCTCCACCGTTGCGGGTCTGGAAAGTCATCAGGCGCATCCGCTTGTTTCGCGCGCTGTTGATCCAAAAACGAAACAGTTCTATCCCTCAACGGAGGTAACCAGCTCTACCGCCTCAGCTCTTTCAAAGAACCTAAGGGGCCTGATGACCGATCAGTGTTTATCCGCTCCCACAGCCTATAATTTCCAGTCTGGCACACCTGCAACCAACGGTGTTTACTTCGGAAACGTCTACATGCAGGGAAATCAGCTTCTTCTAATTTCATGCGACTACACCGCCGCAAGCCTGCAGGACGCGTATGGACTGACGGCTGCATATCAAAAGGGGCTCGACGGGACCGGTCAAACAATCGTTCTTGTGGAAGCCTATGGGGACACCACGATCGAGAAAGATGCCAACGTCTTCAGCGAGATCATGGGCCTGCCCACGCTTACCTCGTCGAACTTCAAAATCGTTTATCCGGAAGGTCAACCGGCCGATCCTAATGCGGGTGTCTTAACCGGCTGGAACACGGAGATTGCACTCGATGTCGATTGGGCTCATGCGATGGCTCCCGGCGCCAAAATTGTAGTTGTCGTCACAACGGGTCAGGACAGCGAAGATTTTCAGGATGCCATTCGGTACGTCGTCTCGCACAAACTTGGCAACTCTGTTTCAAATAGCTACGAGATTGACACGGACCTCATTGCCGGCTCTCTCGAACAAAAATCGTGGGACCAGACTCTCGAAGTTGCAACGGCCAAGGGTATCTCAGTCAACTTCTCGACAGGCGATAGTGGAGATGAAGGACTGGGCACACCGGTTGGTGCCGCGGGCGTACCCTCCGTTTCACCTCATGCAACCGCGGTCGGTGGAACCAGTATTCTTAACCAGGTTGGCAGCTCAACAGGAAAAATCACGACTGGCTGGGGCTCCGTCGGCAACTACCTCATGCGCGGTGGAGTTGTGCAGGATCCACCGGCCGGGAACAGCTTCTTTGTAGCTGGTTCCGGAGGCGGGGAAAGCATCTTTTTTGCCAAGCCCTCATGGCAGAAAGCTCTTCCGGGGACAGGCCGGCAAACTCCTGATGTCTCTGCGCTCGCTGATCCTTACACCGGAGTGCCTATCGCTCTTTCAGATCAATTCGGCGCAGTGTTTTTGCAGTATGGCTACGGTGGCACGAGTCTAGCGAGCCCAATTTTTTCTGCTTTCTGGGCGATAGCGAATCAGAAAGCCGGCAAACCGCTCGGGCAGGCAGCACCAGCGATTGCAGCGCTGCCGAAGGGCGACATCCAGGATGTTCTACCAACAACACCAAGCACTGTGACAAATCCTGCCGGGGTCGTGTTTGATCAGAATGGTTCTACCTACTACTCAGCAGCCGATCTCTTTAGCGGAGCTCTGGAGACCAGTACTGGATTCACTAGCGCGATTTGGCCTTTTGTAGGGGGCGACACCTGGGCTGTCATTGGCTTCGGTATCGATACCTCTCTTACGGTCACACCCGGATGGGACAATGTGACGGGATATGGCACTCCAAACGGACTTACCTTCATCAATGCGGTGGCCGCCGAGAAGTAA
- a CDS encoding response regulator transcription factor produces MAITQQAESAPIRVLIVDDHPMVREGLAGVLERQNMRIVGLAATGKQAVEMYSDCRPDVMLLDLRLPDQSGFDVVRIVLGTDPQARIIILSSAQGDASIYNAISLGVRGYLLKGIDGTTLGNQVRHVVAGGSCLSPETAEKLTQYIGSQKLSDREIEVLGLISKGKSNKEIADLIFVTENTVKMHVKKILLKLQANDRTQAVVIAIQRGLLDA; encoded by the coding sequence GTGGCAATAACACAGCAAGCTGAGAGCGCTCCAATCCGCGTACTTATCGTGGACGATCATCCCATGGTGCGGGAGGGACTTGCGGGCGTGCTGGAGCGGCAAAATATGAGGATCGTTGGCCTAGCCGCCACAGGAAAGCAAGCAGTCGAGATGTATTCGGACTGCCGTCCAGACGTAATGTTGCTCGATCTGCGCTTGCCGGACCAGAGTGGATTTGACGTTGTGCGCATCGTGCTTGGTACCGACCCGCAGGCACGCATCATCATTCTGAGTTCGGCGCAAGGAGATGCTTCGATCTATAACGCGATCAGCTTGGGCGTGCGCGGATACCTGCTGAAGGGCATTGATGGCACCACCTTGGGAAACCAGGTGCGTCACGTCGTGGCAGGTGGCAGTTGCCTATCGCCTGAGACCGCAGAGAAGCTTACGCAATACATCGGATCGCAAAAACTCAGCGACCGCGAGATTGAAGTCCTCGGTCTTATTTCGAAGGGTAAGAGTAACAAGGAAATTGCCGATCTCATATTCGTCACCGAAAACACAGTCAAGATGCATGTGAAGAAGATCCTCTTGAAGCTTCAGGCCAACGACCGCACCCAGGCCGTAGTGATTGCCATTCAGCGCGGCCTCCTCGACGCCTAA